In the genome of Sciurus carolinensis chromosome 3, mSciCar1.2, whole genome shotgun sequence, one region contains:
- the Marchf7 gene encoding E3 ubiquitin-protein ligase MARCHF7 isoform X2, protein MESKPSRIPRRISVQPSSSLSARMMSGSRGSSLNDAYHSRDSSFRLDSEYQSTSASASASPFQSAWYSESEITQGARSRSQNQQRDHDSKRPKLSCTNCTSTSAGRNVGSGLNTVSDSSWRHSQVPRSSSLVLGSFGTDIMRERRDLERRTDSSVNNLMDYSHRSGDFTASSYVQDRVPSSYSQGARPKENSLSTLQLSTSATSHQLPSEHQTVPSYRDSSRNSLRNFSPRESESVRSSTHPGFSYTSSRDETPTINSSERVGSSQRSFQESSDNEGRRTTRRLLSRIASSMSSTFFSRRSSQDSVNTRSLSSENSYISPRILTTSQSRSNATSPSEVNDRASEASQGFRFLRRRWGLSSLSQNHSSEPDSENFSQESEGRNTGPWLSSSFRNRCTPLFSRRRREGRDESSRITTSDIPSRSHVFRRESNEVVHLEAQSDSLGATANRPQAAGASSSASTGGSSSDSAQGGRNAGIAGILPGSLFRFAVPPALGSNLTDNVMITVDIIPSGWNSADGKSEKTKSAPSRDPERLQKIKESLLLEDSEEEEGDLCRICQMAAASSSNLLIEPCKCTGSLQYVHQECMKKWLQAKINSGSSLEAVTTCELCKEKLQLNLEDFDIHELHRAHANEQAEYEFISSGLYLVVLLHLCEQSFSDMMGNTNEPSTRVRFINLARTLQAHMEDLETVISQILLSFRG, encoded by the exons atggagtctaaACCTTCAAGGATTCCAAGAAGAATTTCTGTTCAGCCCTCCAGTTCCTTAAGTGCTAGGATGATGTCTGGAAGCAGAGGAAGTAGTTTAAATGATGCCTATCACTCAAGAGACTCTTCATTTAGACTGGATTCTGAATATCAG TCTacatcagcatcagcatcagcatcaccgtTTCAATCTGCATGGTATAGTGAATCTGAGATAACTCAGGGAGCACGCTCAAGATCACAGAATCAACAACGGGATCATGATTCAAAAAGACCTAAACTTTCATGTACAAACTGTACATCTACCTCAGCTGGGAGAAATGTTGGAAGTGGTTTAAATACAGTATCAG ATTCTTCTTGGAGACATAGTCAAGTTCCCAGATCTTCATCATTGGTACTTGGTTCGTTTGGAACAGACAtaatgagagagaggagagatttGGAGAGAAGAACAGATTCCTCTGTTAATAATCTTATGGATTATAGTCACCGAAGTGGTGATTTCACAGCTTCATCGT ATGTTCAAGACAGAGTTCCTTCTTCATATTCACAGGGAGCAAGACCCAAAGAGAACTCATTGAGCACTTTACAGTTGAGTACATCAGCCACAAGCCACCAGTTGCCTTCTGAGCATCAAACAGTACCAAGTTATAGGGACTCCAGTAgaaattctttaagaaatttttctCCAAGAGAATCAGAATCTGTTCGAAGCAGTACACATCCTGGATTTTCTTATACTTCAAGCAGAGATGAAACCCCAACCATAAACAGTTCAGAAAGAGTTGGTTCATCTCAAAGATCATTTCAGGAATCTTCTGACAATGAAGGTAGACGCACGACCAGAAGATTGCTGTCACGTATAGCTTCTAGCATGTCATCTACCTTTTTTTCACGAAGATCCAGTCAGGATTCCGTGAATACAAGATCATTGAgttctgaaaattcttacatttcTCCAAGAATCCTGACAACTTCACAGTCTCGGAGTAATGCAACATCACCTTCTGAAGTTAATGATAGGGCATCTGAAGCTTCTCAAGGATTTCGATTTCTTAGGCGAAGATGGGGTTTGTCGTCACTTAGCCAGAATCATAGCTCTGAGCCTGATTCAGAAAATTTTAGCCAGGAATCTGAAGGTAGAAATACAGGACCATGGTTATCTTCCTCCTTTAGAAATAGATGCACACCTTTGTTCTCTAGAAGGAGGCGAGAGGGAAGAGATGAATCTTCAAGGATAACTACCTCTGATATACCATCTAGATCTCATGTTTTTAGAAGAGAATCAAATGAAGTAGTTCACCTTGAAGCACAGAGTGATTCTCTTGGGGCTACTGCGAACAGACCACAAGCAGCTGGAGCATCAAGCAGTGCCTCTACAGGTGGCTCCTCATCAGATTCTGCTCAAGGTGGAAGAAATGCAGGAATAGCAGGGATTCTTCCTGGTTCCTTATTCCGATTTGCAGTCCCCCCAGCACTTGGAAGTAATTTGACCGACAACGTCATGATCACTGTAGATATTATTCCTTCAGGTTGGAATTCAGCTgatggaaaaagtgaaaaaactaAAAGTGCACCTTCAAGAGATCCAGAGagactacagaaaataaaagagag CCTTCTTTTAGAGGACtctgaagaagaagaaggtgACTTATGTAGAATTTGTCAGATGGCAGCTGCATCATCATCTAATTTGCTGATAGAGCCATGCAAGTGCACAGGAAGTTTACAGTATGTCCACCAAGAGTGTATGAAAAAGTGGTTACAGGCCAAAATTAACTCTG GTTCTTCATTAGAGGCTGTAACCACCTGTGAACTTTGTAAAGAGAAGTTGCAGCTTAACCTGGAGGATTTTGATATTCACGAACTACATAGAGCTCATGCAAATGAACAA
- the Marchf7 gene encoding E3 ubiquitin-protein ligase MARCHF7 isoform X3, producing the protein MESKPSRIPRRISVQPSSSLSARMMSGSRGSSLNDAYHSRDSSFRLDSEYQSTSASASASPFQSAWYSESEITQGARSRSQNQQRDHDSKRPKLSCTNCTSTSAGRNVGSGLNTVSDSSWRHSQVPRSSSLVLGSFGTDIMRERRDLERRTDSSVNNLMDYSHRSGDFTASSYVQDRVPSSYSQGARPKENSLSTLQLSTSATSHQLPSEHQTVPSYRDSSRNSLRNFSPRESESVRSSTHPGFSYTSSRDETPTINSSERVGSSQRSFQESSDNEGRRTTRRLLSRIASSMSSTFFSRRSSQDSVNTRSLSSENSYISPRILTTSQSRSNATSPSEVNDRASEASQGFRFLRRRWGLSSLSQNHSSEPDSENFSQESEGRNTGPWLSSSFRNRCTPLFSRRRREGRDESSRITTSDIPSRSHVFRRESNEVVHLEAQSDSLGATANRPQAAGASSSASTGGSSSDSAQGGRNAGIAGILPGSLFRFAVPPALGSNLTDNVMITVDIIPSGWNSADGKSEKTKSAPSRDPERLQKIKESLLLEDSEEEEGDLCRICQMAAASSSNLLIEPCKCTGSLQYVHQECMKKWLQAKINSGSSLEAVTTCELCKEKLQLNLEDFDIHELHRAHANEQAEYEFISSGLYLVVLLHLCEQSFSDMMGNTNEPSTRVRLQRMILKKMETITEHLILPNFI; encoded by the exons atggagtctaaACCTTCAAGGATTCCAAGAAGAATTTCTGTTCAGCCCTCCAGTTCCTTAAGTGCTAGGATGATGTCTGGAAGCAGAGGAAGTAGTTTAAATGATGCCTATCACTCAAGAGACTCTTCATTTAGACTGGATTCTGAATATCAG TCTacatcagcatcagcatcagcatcaccgtTTCAATCTGCATGGTATAGTGAATCTGAGATAACTCAGGGAGCACGCTCAAGATCACAGAATCAACAACGGGATCATGATTCAAAAAGACCTAAACTTTCATGTACAAACTGTACATCTACCTCAGCTGGGAGAAATGTTGGAAGTGGTTTAAATACAGTATCAG ATTCTTCTTGGAGACATAGTCAAGTTCCCAGATCTTCATCATTGGTACTTGGTTCGTTTGGAACAGACAtaatgagagagaggagagatttGGAGAGAAGAACAGATTCCTCTGTTAATAATCTTATGGATTATAGTCACCGAAGTGGTGATTTCACAGCTTCATCGT ATGTTCAAGACAGAGTTCCTTCTTCATATTCACAGGGAGCAAGACCCAAAGAGAACTCATTGAGCACTTTACAGTTGAGTACATCAGCCACAAGCCACCAGTTGCCTTCTGAGCATCAAACAGTACCAAGTTATAGGGACTCCAGTAgaaattctttaagaaatttttctCCAAGAGAATCAGAATCTGTTCGAAGCAGTACACATCCTGGATTTTCTTATACTTCAAGCAGAGATGAAACCCCAACCATAAACAGTTCAGAAAGAGTTGGTTCATCTCAAAGATCATTTCAGGAATCTTCTGACAATGAAGGTAGACGCACGACCAGAAGATTGCTGTCACGTATAGCTTCTAGCATGTCATCTACCTTTTTTTCACGAAGATCCAGTCAGGATTCCGTGAATACAAGATCATTGAgttctgaaaattcttacatttcTCCAAGAATCCTGACAACTTCACAGTCTCGGAGTAATGCAACATCACCTTCTGAAGTTAATGATAGGGCATCTGAAGCTTCTCAAGGATTTCGATTTCTTAGGCGAAGATGGGGTTTGTCGTCACTTAGCCAGAATCATAGCTCTGAGCCTGATTCAGAAAATTTTAGCCAGGAATCTGAAGGTAGAAATACAGGACCATGGTTATCTTCCTCCTTTAGAAATAGATGCACACCTTTGTTCTCTAGAAGGAGGCGAGAGGGAAGAGATGAATCTTCAAGGATAACTACCTCTGATATACCATCTAGATCTCATGTTTTTAGAAGAGAATCAAATGAAGTAGTTCACCTTGAAGCACAGAGTGATTCTCTTGGGGCTACTGCGAACAGACCACAAGCAGCTGGAGCATCAAGCAGTGCCTCTACAGGTGGCTCCTCATCAGATTCTGCTCAAGGTGGAAGAAATGCAGGAATAGCAGGGATTCTTCCTGGTTCCTTATTCCGATTTGCAGTCCCCCCAGCACTTGGAAGTAATTTGACCGACAACGTCATGATCACTGTAGATATTATTCCTTCAGGTTGGAATTCAGCTgatggaaaaagtgaaaaaactaAAAGTGCACCTTCAAGAGATCCAGAGagactacagaaaataaaagagag CCTTCTTTTAGAGGACtctgaagaagaagaaggtgACTTATGTAGAATTTGTCAGATGGCAGCTGCATCATCATCTAATTTGCTGATAGAGCCATGCAAGTGCACAGGAAGTTTACAGTATGTCCACCAAGAGTGTATGAAAAAGTGGTTACAGGCCAAAATTAACTCTG GTTCTTCATTAGAGGCTGTAACCACCTGTGAACTTTGTAAAGAGAAGTTGCAGCTTAACCTGGAGGATTTTGATATTCACGAACTACATAGAGCTCATGCAAATGAACAA